The Sediminicola sp. YIK13 genomic sequence TAGAAACACAAGCGCTCATGATCGAGGCTTTTACCGAGATAGGCAGCACGGACCCATTGCATCAACAGAACATAGAGCATCTCAAAATATGGTTATTAAAAAACAAGCAGACCAATAACTGGCAAACCACAAAGGCCACTGCAGACGCCATATACGCTTTATTGCTAGAAGGCAACGATTGGCTTTCCATAACCGATGCGATGGATGTGCGTTTAGGTGGCGACAGAATAGGACCATGGAACCCAGATAGTCCTAAAAAGGAACAAATCCCTATTGAAGCCGGTAGTGGATATTACCGTACCTCCTGGAACGGAAATGAAATTAAGCCAGAAATGGCCGAAGTACAGTTGAGCAAAAAAGGGAAGGGCGTAGCCTGGGGCGCTTTGTATTGGCAGTATTTTGAGGATTTGGATAAGATAACCCCTTCAAAATCCCCTTTACAACTGGAAAAAAAATTGTTCCTAAAAAGGAATACAGATTTAGGGGAAGAACTCCAAGAAATCACCGAAGATACCCCGTTGAATGTTGGTGATCTAGTCAGAACCAGAATTGTAGTAAAGGTTGACCGAAAAATGGAGTTTATCCATCTCAAAGATATGAGAGCTGCAGGATTGGAGCCTATAAACGTTATATCCCAATACAAATGGCAAGATGGATTGGGTTATTATGAAAGTACCAAAGACGCAGCCACGAATTTCTTTTTTGATATCCTACCAAAAGGTGTTTATGTCTTTGAGTACGACTTAAGGGTGAACAACACTGGTGTTTTCAGTAATGGGATTACAACCATTCAAAGTATGTATGCCCCCGAATTTAGTAGCCATAGCGAAGGGGCCATAATTCACATCACGGAGAAATAGTTGTGAAATTCGTAATATGTTATCGATTTTTTTCATAAATTAACATATAACTAATACATAAACAGCCAATTATGAATCCAAAAATTTTCTTGGTCCTGCGTATTGCGTTTGGACTCTTCCTAATCGTATTCGGATCGAATAAATTATTTCATTTTATGCCCATGGGACAAATGTCCGAAGCGGCAAATGAGTATTTCTCCGCCTTGATGAGTACCAACACCCTTAACATGGTTGCCTTGGTAGAAATACTTGCAGGCCTTTCTTTATTGGCCAACAAGTTTGGGGCACTGATGATGATCATTCTAATGACCATTTCCGTCAATGCCATTTTATTTAATGCGTTCTTGGAGCCCAGCTCCATAGGCCCGGCATTAATTCTACTTCTACTAAATATTATTATGCTTTATTTTTATAAAGATCGCTACAAGGATATTATTAGGCCTTAAGTAAAATTTCGGTATCAAAAAAGGTGGACATATATTACTATGTGTCCACCTTTTTTATTATGTCCGCTTCTCAAAATACCGTTAATATGGCATTGTTAGAGCCGTGTTTGTTAGTTTTTAGTGCCCGGAGGATATTTGGAAAACACTTTATCCACAACTTGTTTTAATTTGGCCTCCCTTGCTCCAGGGGAAAGGTTCTCCTTAAAGGAGCTTTCACTTATGGCCTGCCAAAACAATTGATCCTTTTGGCTATCCACAAAATCGAACTGAATAACACGCTCCAAATCTGGCTGGCCTAATGGCAAACCTATAGATATTCCTCCTCCGACATTTCTACCAGTTCCGCCAACCCCAACACCCACATTGTTGTTTCTGGGCCCACGGACGGAGCTGCTGGTGATATTGATAAAAAATTCTGGTTCCTCGGCAAGCAACATTCCTTTAACTTGCATAATGGAGTCTATGGCATCCAATAAACGTTTGGTGTCTAACTGAGTCAACCCGGTTTTCATATCCGGATAGTAATTGTAGGTGGTATAACTGGAATAATCTGTATCCTTATCGTAATCATAATTGACTCTTACAGCATTACACGATGCTAAAAGTATAACCGCCAAAATGCTTATGAAATTTCTCATCATTCGGTTTTTCATAAAAATACTTAAAAATGGGAAGGCAATTAAATATTCAATTATTTAATCGTTCAACATCGCCCAGAGCCTATCCTTGAGCTCTACGATGCCCTGCTGTGCCACAGAAGAAATAAACATATAGGGCGTTCCTTTAAGATCTTTGTCGAGCTCTACCCGCATTTCTGCCTTTAGTTCCTCATCCAGCATATCACTTTTAGAAATGACCACCAATCGTTCCTTGTCCAAAAGCTCCTCGTTGTACCTGCGAAGCTCATCCAACAAAATCTCATATTCCTTACTAATGTCCTTGCTATCGGCAGGAATCAAAAATAATAAGGTGGCATTCCGTTCTATATGTCTCAGGAAATAATGTCCAAGCCCCTTACCTTCTGCTGCTCCTTCTATAATTCCGGGAATATCCGCCATTACAAAACTTTGAAAGTCCCTATATTCCACTATTCCCAAATTAGGCTTTAGCGTAGTAAATTCGTAATCGGCAATTTTTGGTTTGGCCGATGTGATAACGGAAAGTAAGGTAGATTTACCTGCATTGGGAAAACCTACAAGGCCTACATCGGCCAATACTTTCATTTCCAAGGTTATCTGTCTCTCCTCACCGGGTTTGCCAGGTTGCGCGTATCTAGGTGTTTGATTGGTAGAAGATCTAAAGTGCCAGTTTCCAAGGCCACCCATTCCACCTTCTACAATGATTTTTTCCTCTCCATCTTCAGTAATCTCGAATAAAATTTCATTGGACTCTGTATCGCGTACCACAGTACCCAAAGGAACATCTACATATACATCTTGCCCATCGGCACCAAAACTTCTGTTTTTACTTCCGTGCTCCCCGTGACCCGCTTTAAAATGTTTTTTAAATTTAAAGTGAACCAACGTCCAAAGGTTTTTATTGCCCCTAAGGATTACATGTCCACCTCTTCCTCCATCACCACCATCGGGACCACCTTTGGTTATAAATTTCTCACGGTGTAAATGCGCAGAGCCTTTGCCCCCATTTCCGGAAGAAACATATGCTTTAACATAATCAACAAAATTACCTTCAGTCATTTTTACAATTTAACGGTTTGCAGAAGTTCCTTAAGACATCCCATAATTGAGAAAGCCAATCTAGAAACAAACCTTATAATTTATCTATTACCGCTTTTAAGCGTTCTGTAATATCCGCGATGGCTCCAATACCATTAACGCTATGAAATTTCCCCTTAGACTCGTAATATTGCTTTAAAGGCGCGGTCTTTTGGTTGTACTCATCAAATCTGTTACGGATCTTGTCCTCATCCTGATCATCTGGTCTTCCACTAACCTGTCCTCTCTCCAAAAGACGCTGAATCAATACTTCATCATTCGCTTCCAGCGCTATTGTTGCATTGATCTTCATATCCTTGGTATCCAAAAAATTGTCCAGCGCTTCTGCTTGTGCAGTCGTTCTTGGGAATCCATCGAATATAAATCCAGATGCTTCAGGATTTTTCTCTACTTCATCCTGCAACATTTTAATCGTAACCTCGTCCGGCACAAGATCACCTTTATCCATATAAGATTTGGCAAGTTGTCCCAGAGGGGTATCATTTTTAATATTGTAACGGAACACATCACCGGTAGAAATATGCTTTAAGTTATAAGTGTCCCTTAGAAATGCAGCTTGGGTGCCCTTTCCGGCCCCTGGTTTTCCGAACAATACTATGTTGATCATATATTTTTGGTTTAATTGGTATACTTCTTTTAAATTTCTTCCCAATTCATTGTAATCCAATCCGTACCCAACGATAAACTTATCGGGGATTTCCATACCTACATAGTCAATGGTATACTCCCCATTGTAAACGGATGGTTTATAAAAAAGGGTGGCTATCTTAAATTCCTTGACATTGGCGTTGGCAAACAAATGCACCAGTTTTTGCAAGGTTCGGCCGGTATCTATGATATCTTCTAAAATGACAACTACCCTTCCTTCAATATTCTCCGGCACATCCAACAAGGTCTCTACTATTCCCGTGGAGGTGAGACCGCTGTAAGAGCTCAACTTCACAAAGGACACCTCACATGGGTGCTCATAATGCTTTAAAACATCCGAAACAAACATAAAAGAACCATTAAGTACGCCTACAAAAATGGGTACTTGATCCTTATAATCTGCTGCAACGGCATGAGCCACCTTTTTAACAGCAGTTTCTATTTCCTCTTTGGTCAGAAATGGTTTAAAATATTTGTCGTGGAGCTTTATCACCGCCATTAATTTAATGAGATGCCAAAGATAACATTTTGATTTCTCTTTTTAAGATGCGCAAGGCTGTTTTAAGATTTAAATGTATTTTTGTTACACTATTTGTATTCGATTATCCATAAGACTAAAGAATAATCCATGAACTATTTTTCTTCCGATTTCAAACTGGGTATCCTGGGAGGTGGCCAATTAGGAAAAATGATGCTTTACGAGACCCGTAAGTTCGATATCCACACCAAAGTACTGGACCCTTCGAAGGAGGCGCCCTGTAAAATATCCTGCAATGAGTTTCAACAAGGAGACC encodes the following:
- a CDS encoding DoxX family membrane protein, which translates into the protein MNPKIFLVLRIAFGLFLIVFGSNKLFHFMPMGQMSEAANEYFSALMSTNTLNMVALVEILAGLSLLANKFGALMMIILMTISVNAILFNAFLEPSSIGPALILLLLNIIMLYFYKDRYKDIIRP
- a CDS encoding DUF4136 domain-containing protein, yielding MMRNFISILAVILLASCNAVRVNYDYDKDTDYSSYTTYNYYPDMKTGLTQLDTKRLLDAIDSIMQVKGMLLAEEPEFFINITSSSVRGPRNNNVGVGVGGTGRNVGGGISIGLPLGQPDLERVIQFDFVDSQKDQLFWQAISESSFKENLSPGAREAKLKQVVDKVFSKYPPGTKN
- the obgE gene encoding GTPase ObgE encodes the protein MTEGNFVDYVKAYVSSGNGGKGSAHLHREKFITKGGPDGGDGGRGGHVILRGNKNLWTLVHFKFKKHFKAGHGEHGSKNRSFGADGQDVYVDVPLGTVVRDTESNEILFEITEDGEEKIIVEGGMGGLGNWHFRSSTNQTPRYAQPGKPGEERQITLEMKVLADVGLVGFPNAGKSTLLSVITSAKPKIADYEFTTLKPNLGIVEYRDFQSFVMADIPGIIEGAAEGKGLGHYFLRHIERNATLLFLIPADSKDISKEYEILLDELRRYNEELLDKERLVVISKSDMLDEELKAEMRVELDKDLKGTPYMFISSVAQQGIVELKDRLWAMLND
- a CDS encoding adenylate kinase, with amino-acid sequence MIKLHDKYFKPFLTKEEIETAVKKVAHAVAADYKDQVPIFVGVLNGSFMFVSDVLKHYEHPCEVSFVKLSSYSGLTSTGIVETLLDVPENIEGRVVVILEDIIDTGRTLQKLVHLFANANVKEFKIATLFYKPSVYNGEYTIDYVGMEIPDKFIVGYGLDYNELGRNLKEVYQLNQKYMINIVLFGKPGAGKGTQAAFLRDTYNLKHISTGDVFRYNIKNDTPLGQLAKSYMDKGDLVPDEVTIKMLQDEVEKNPEASGFIFDGFPRTTAQAEALDNFLDTKDMKINATIALEANDEVLIQRLLERGQVSGRPDDQDEDKIRNRFDEYNQKTAPLKQYYESKGKFHSVNGIGAIADITERLKAVIDKL